The genomic region GTTGTTTTAAAATATTATTTTCTTGTTTTAATTTATCAATCACCATTTGTTTCTCATTCAATATATAATCTCTGGAATAATTCATATTCATCACCTATTAAAATCATAACATAAAAAATAGACACCAATTATGTCTATTAAATATTTATTTTACATAAAAATCTCTGATCGCTAAAATAATAACTATTAAAAATTTTCATTACTAATAAAAACATAAGCACAAGCATCAATTTTTTGAGCTTTACCTTGCAAAGTATAAATAACACCACCTAAAAACTCTAAAGTGCGTTTGCGATCAATTGGTGATAAATTTGCAACATTAACAATTAAATTTTCACCAGCAACTAAACGGTCTGCTAAAGCAACAACTTGAGCATAAGCTTCTAATTCATATTCTAATAATGGTTTTGTTAAATTCTCATCAACTGCTAATGACTGCACAGTAGGACTTAAATCATTATCTTGAAGCCTCATTGTTGAATGTAACTGTGACAATACTGGATTAGATTGACTGTCATCATTTTGAACCAATATTGCTGATTTTTTTTGTCTTCTTTTGAACATCATTATCGCCCTCTTAAAAATGGTGGTAAATCATCATCATTACTTAATTCCTCTTGTAAACCATCTGGTGATGGTTTAAAATTACCAACTCTTTGCGGTTTATAAATAACACTTCGTTCTTGCAACTGATCATTTTCATAACCAAAATTAGACAAATTTTCTGCTCCTACGGGGCGAAATCTTTTTAATCGGGCTTCTTCAATAACCTGAGGATTAGCTTTCTCAATTTGTCTTTCATCAAAACCAGTAGCAATAACCGTAACAATCATCTCATCATCGAGATGTTCGTTCACAGCAACACCAAAAATAATATTTACTTCACTACCAGCAGCTTGACGAACAATATCAACAGCATCATTAGCATCAAATAATGACATAGTATTACCACCTGTAACATTCACAATCGCATTTTGAGCTCCTTTAATTGATGCTTCCAATAATGGTGAAGAAATCGCTTTATTAGCAGCTTCAATAGCTTTATTTTCACCAGTGCCAATACCAATACCAAATAAAGCACTACCTTTACTTTCAATGACTGTTTTAACATCAGCAAAATCTAAATTAATTAACGCGGGAACAGCAATTAAATCAGTAATTGTTTGTACTCCTTGTCGTAAAATATTATCAGTTTCATTAAATGATTCTGTTAAAGGCACACCACCAATTACTTGCAATAACTTATCATTAGAAATAATTATTAATGAATCAACATGCTTTCTTAATTCTTCAATACCTTGAACAGCATAAGAACTTCTTAAACGACCTTCAAAAGTAAATGGTCTTGTAACAATAGCAATTGTTAAAGCACCCAAATCTTTAGCAATTCGGGCAATAATTGGTGCCGCTCCCGTACCAGTTCCACCACCCATCCCAGCGGCAATAAAAACCATATCAGAATTTTCTAACATCTTTTTAATTTCCGGTTCAGTTTCAATTGCTGCTTGCTTACCAATTTCTGGATTAGCACCTGCTCCTAAACCTTTAGTTAATTGTTTGCCTAAAATAATCTTTTCACGAGCTTTAGAAACGCTTAATACTTGAGCATCAGTATTTGCAACAATGAAATCAACACCTTGAACTCCTGCCTCGATCATGCGATTAACAGCATTGTTTCCAGCTCCACCAACACCAATTACTTTAATATGAGCTACTTGATCATATTGTTCTAGTTGAGTATCATTATTCATTTCTCTTCATCTCCTCTTTATGAATTAAACCGGCAAATATTACTAATACTTATGAACATAATCTAACTTATGATTCTTAGGTATGTTCGGATATTGTGGTTCTCTACTTATTCTATCAATTGAAAATACTTTTTCAATAGTATTTTTGTTTAATAAGTGTTGATAATAAGCATTACCAATAAGTCCTGACCAAATTTCATCATTAGCACCAATAATATTAGAATTATAAAACCGTAATGATGCTAAATTACTATTTTTATTAATATAATTAACAAAACCAGCAATCTTCATTACTTCACCCAAAAACACAATTGGCAAATTTCTCGCTTTCAAAATATGTGCCAAATGCTCCGTAATTTTAATTAAAACTGCCTCAACACGACTAATAATAATATTTTTTAATGTTTGATGACTATACTCCAAATATTTCTTTTTCTCATAATCATATTTAGAGTAAATAATCTTATTATCCAAAAAATTATTATCAATATTAATAATTTTATGTAAATAGTCTTCAGCAACATCTCATGGACATTGCAAAGCATATTGTAAATCAGCAATAAGATTTTTAAACCCATAATCAATAATATTTAAATCATACAGTGTTTCTTTAGCAAAAATACTTACTTGCGTATTATCATAATTTCAATCAATAATAATTGCTCCCTCTTGTAATTCTTTGCGAGAAACTGTTGCTCAAGCATGACAAAAAGGCATTAAAACTAAAGATAACAACTCTAACTTACTATAATTTATTGCTTCTAAATGTGAATTATAAACTTCTTTTTTAATTGTATAGACTAACGAATTAACCGCAACACTTGTTGCTAACTCATCAATTGGCGGGTATGGTAGCTTTTTCTGGCCATTAACAATAAATTTATATGGTCGTGTCAAACAAATAACTTCATCATTAGCAAGAGAAATATTTTTACTCATTGCAATCAAATTACTAATATCTTCATTAGTAATCCGATGTTGTTTGCGATTAATTTCAATTATTGTTTGTCCCTGACGAATAGTTAAACCATTACTTACTAAATTCAAAGCCACGCGTTTAATTTGAATTGCTAATTGCAAATTAGCCTTTTTAACCATCATATTAATAAGTTTACCAACAATTTTAGGTTCTAATACAACACCATTATCACAAAAATTACCATTTTGCATATGATTAAACAAAACATTAAACTGTGATTTATGATAACTAAAAACCATAAATTTAATGCGTTTAGTATCTATTTCAATAACTGCATAAAGCTCTTGATTAATCACTAACAATACCTTCCTTAAATTTTTCTGATTGCCCTTAATTTAGCACTACGAGCACGAGAATTTTCTTGAATTTCTTGCTCACAAGGCGAAACAGCTTTTTTAGTTAATAATTCAAAACTAGGGTCCCATTTGATTGAGATTGGTAATTTAGATAATAATGGATCAAATTTAGGAACTACTTGTTCTTTAAATAATGTTTTAACAATCCGATCTTCCAAAGAATGAAAACTAATAAC from Spiroplasma endosymbiont of Lonchoptera lutea harbors:
- a CDS encoding cell division protein SepF, with translation MMFKRRQKKSAILVQNDDSQSNPVLSQLHSTMRLQDNDLSPTVQSLAVDENLTKPLLEYELEAYAQVVALADRLVAGENLIVNVANLSPIDRKRTLEFLGGVIYTLQGKAQKIDACAYVFISNENF
- the ftsZ gene encoding cell division protein FtsZ gives rise to the protein MNNDTQLEQYDQVAHIKVIGVGGAGNNAVNRMIEAGVQGVDFIVANTDAQVLSVSKAREKIILGKQLTKGLGAGANPEIGKQAAIETEPEIKKMLENSDMVFIAAGMGGGTGTGAAPIIARIAKDLGALTIAIVTRPFTFEGRLRSSYAVQGIEELRKHVDSLIIISNDKLLQVIGGVPLTESFNETDNILRQGVQTITDLIAVPALINLDFADVKTVIESKGSALFGIGIGTGENKAIEAANKAISSPLLEASIKGAQNAIVNVTGGNTMSLFDANDAVDIVRQAAGSEVNIIFGVAVNEHLDDEMIVTVIATGFDERQIEKANPQVIEEARLKRFRPVGAENLSNFGYENDQLQERSVIYKPQRVGNFKPSPDGLQEELSNDDDLPPFLRGR